The Mesoaciditoga lauensis cd-1655R = DSM 25116 genome window below encodes:
- a CDS encoding GIY-YIG nuclease family protein: MDKGTYVLKIKVSNPVKVKVGAIGEMDFKKGTYVYVGSAMNSLSKRIERHLRKKKKLHWHIDYLLSCDHVNVEKVYVLFGKQLEEDISIKLSGMYESVKNFGASDMKRVDSNLYFVDDKIDDFINSLGGVEFEKEIPSHN, encoded by the coding sequence ATGGATAAAGGTACATACGTGCTGAAGATAAAAGTATCAAATCCCGTGAAGGTAAAAGTGGGTGCCATTGGGGAAATGGATTTTAAAAAGGGAACGTACGTTTACGTTGGTTCTGCAATGAACTCCCTTTCCAAAAGAATAGAGAGGCATTTGAGAAAAAAGAAGAAATTACATTGGCACATAGATTACCTTCTTTCTTGTGACCATGTGAATGTAGAAAAAGTTTACGTTCTCTTTGGTAAACAATTGGAAGAAGATATCTCCATTAAGCTTTCGGGAATGTACGAAAGTGTTAAGAACTTTGGTGCATCTGATATGAAACGGGTTGATTCCAACCTCTATTTTGTTGACGATAAGATAGATGATTTCATAAATTCGTTGGGTGGTGTCGAATTTGAAAAAGAAATTCCCAGCCACAATTGA
- a CDS encoding SLC13 family permease has translation MNAEGVASLAIFSIAYFFIATEKVNKTIVAILGATTMIFFGLFQETEKVWATYIDFNTIFLLLGMMTFVSVLEESGLFQYIGVKVAQHSGTSSKKLFIMLTLFVAIMSGFLDNVTTILVAMPLTFAITEPLGMDPIPFVIGEIFASNIGGTMTLIGDPPNIMIGSEAHLDFIQFLINTGPLAILMLILSDLILLFFFRKAFSKKIDKKVIDSLDPKSSISSSRDFRLSVVFFVATITMFLLQSVTHIENSAIAMTAGFTSILFMERKKVDYILKKVDWSTLTFFLGLFVMVGALGDTGVLNELAKIMILLSHNSYRLMEAIIISFSAVLSSIIDNVPLTATLIPVIKSMHSLDPKVYANLTPLWWSLSLGACLGGNGTVVGASANVVALALLRRSYKKEISFFKFLKYGAVVLTLSVVLSILYVMVRYG, from the coding sequence TTGAACGCGGAGGGGGTAGCTTCCCTAGCGATATTCTCGATCGCTTATTTTTTCATAGCCACAGAAAAAGTGAATAAGACGATCGTGGCCATTTTAGGGGCCACGACGATGATTTTTTTTGGTCTTTTTCAAGAGACCGAGAAAGTATGGGCAACTTACATAGATTTCAACACGATCTTTCTCCTCTTGGGTATGATGACGTTTGTGAGCGTTCTAGAAGAAAGTGGTCTTTTTCAGTACATAGGAGTTAAAGTTGCCCAACATTCCGGAACGTCTTCAAAGAAGCTCTTCATCATGTTGACGCTTTTTGTTGCCATAATGTCCGGTTTTCTTGACAACGTTACCACGATCTTGGTGGCAATGCCGTTGACATTTGCCATAACAGAACCGTTGGGAATGGATCCAATTCCTTTTGTTATAGGCGAAATTTTTGCTTCCAACATAGGTGGAACCATGACGTTGATAGGAGACCCGCCGAACATCATGATAGGATCGGAAGCTCATTTGGATTTCATCCAGTTTCTCATAAATACGGGGCCTTTGGCAATTTTAATGCTAATTTTATCGGATCTTATATTGCTCTTCTTTTTCAGGAAGGCTTTTTCGAAAAAGATAGACAAAAAAGTCATAGACAGCCTTGATCCGAAATCTTCTATAAGCAGTTCACGGGATTTCAGGCTTTCCGTAGTTTTTTTCGTTGCAACGATAACGATGTTTTTGCTTCAAAGCGTGACGCACATCGAAAATTCTGCCATAGCCATGACGGCAGGGTTTACATCGATATTGTTCATGGAAAGAAAAAAAGTGGATTACATATTGAAAAAAGTGGATTGGTCCACTTTGACGTTTTTCTTAGGGCTTTTTGTCATGGTAGGTGCCCTTGGCGACACAGGCGTTCTAAACGAATTGGCCAAGATCATGATTTTGCTTTCCCATAACTCTTACAGGCTTATGGAAGCCATCATCATATCTTTTTCAGCCGTTCTGTCATCCATAATAGACAACGTTCCCTTAACCGCTACGTTGATACCTGTTATAAAATCCATGCATTCCCTCGATCCAAAAGTGTACGCCAATCTCACACCCTTATGGTGGTCATTGAGTTTAGGTGCGTGCTTAGGTGGAAATGGCACGGTGGTCGGAGCATCCGCAAATGTGGTTGCCCTTGCCCTTTTGAGACGCTCGTATAAAAAGGAAATCAGCTTTTTTAAGTTTTTGAAATACGGCGCCGTCGTGCTTACTTTAAGTGTTGTGCTTTCCATACTTTACGTGATGGTGAGATATGGATAA